A window of Proteus columbae contains these coding sequences:
- the gyrA gene encoding DNA topoisomerase (ATP-hydrolyzing) subunit A → MSDIAREITPVNIEEELKSSYLDYAMSVIVGRALPDVRDGLKPVHRRVLFAMNVLGNDWNKPYKKSARVVGDVIGKYHPHGDIAVYETIVRLAQPFSMRYMLVDGQGNFGSVDGDSAAAMRYTEVRMAKIAHELLADLEKETVDFVPNYDGTEHIPAVMPTRIPNLLVNGSSGIAVGMATNIPPHNLGEVIDGCLAYVDNEDITIEELMEHITGPDFPTAAIINGRRGILDAYRTGRGKIYIRAQADIETDEKTGRETIIVTEIPYQVNKARLIEKIAELVKDKRIEGISGLRDESDKDGMRIVVEIKRDAVGEVVLNHLFSQTQMQVSFGINMVALHQGQPKLLNLKEIISAFIRHRREVVTRRTIFELRKARDRAHILEALAVALANIDPVIEMIRQAPNPAEAKAALIAQPWDLGSVSTMLERAGDSNVARPEWLEPQYGVHDGKYYLTEQQAQAILDLRLQKLTGLEHEKLLDEYRELLLQIAELLHILRSPERLMEVIREELNAIKEQYNDPRRTEITENTADINIEDLINEENVVVTLSHQGYVKYQPLTDYEAQRRGGKGKSAARIKEEDFIDRLLVANTHDTILCFSSRGRLYWMKVYQLPEASRGARGRPIINLLPLEQNERITAILPVREYEEGKFVFMATASGTVKKTPLQDFSRPRSAGIIAVNLNEGDELIGVDLTDSTNEVMLFSADGKVVRFAEDCVRPMGRTATGVRGMKLSDDDKVVSLIIPRGEGDILTVTENGYGKRTAQSEYPTKNRATQGVISIKVSERNGKVVGAIQVEETDQIMMITNAGTLVRTRVSEVSIVGRNTQGVTLIRTTEGELVVGLQRVEDEDDALDDDEVNEVINEELSEAPDSDLADDADEE, encoded by the coding sequence ATGAGCGACATTGCCAGAGAAATCACACCAGTTAATATCGAAGAAGAGCTGAAAAGCTCATATTTGGATTATGCGATGTCTGTTATTGTAGGACGCGCATTACCCGATGTTCGAGACGGACTGAAGCCAGTACACCGCCGAGTACTTTTCGCGATGAATGTACTAGGAAACGATTGGAATAAACCTTATAAAAAATCAGCCCGTGTTGTTGGGGATGTTATCGGTAAATATCACCCGCACGGTGACATTGCTGTTTATGAAACGATTGTTCGTTTAGCACAGCCTTTTTCTATGCGTTACATGTTGGTTGACGGGCAGGGTAACTTCGGGTCAGTTGATGGTGACTCGGCGGCTGCGATGCGTTATACCGAAGTTCGTATGGCGAAAATCGCCCATGAACTGCTGGCGGATTTGGAAAAAGAAACGGTTGATTTTGTTCCTAACTATGATGGAACAGAACATATTCCGGCAGTAATGCCAACCCGTATTCCAAACTTGTTAGTCAATGGTTCTTCAGGGATTGCGGTAGGGATGGCAACAAACATTCCTCCACATAACCTAGGCGAAGTTATCGATGGCTGTCTTGCTTACGTTGATAACGAAGACATCACGATTGAAGAGTTGATGGAACATATTACGGGGCCTGATTTCCCGACTGCCGCTATTATTAATGGTCGCAGAGGAATTTTAGATGCTTACCGTACTGGTCGCGGAAAAATTTATATCCGTGCTCAGGCTGATATCGAAACTGATGAGAAGACAGGCCGCGAAACTATTATCGTGACAGAAATTCCTTATCAGGTGAATAAAGCTCGCTTAATTGAAAAAATTGCAGAGCTTGTTAAAGATAAGCGTATTGAAGGTATTAGCGGCTTACGTGATGAGTCTGATAAAGACGGTATGCGTATTGTCGTTGAAATCAAACGTGATGCTGTGGGTGAAGTGGTATTAAATCACTTATTCTCACAAACACAAATGCAGGTTTCTTTTGGTATTAATATGGTTGCGCTTCACCAAGGCCAGCCAAAATTATTAAATTTAAAAGAAATTATCTCTGCCTTTATTCGTCATCGTCGTGAAGTTGTTACTCGTCGTACTATTTTCGAATTACGTAAAGCACGCGACCGCGCTCATATCTTAGAAGCACTGGCTGTTGCCTTGGCGAACATTGACCCAGTTATTGAAATGATCCGTCAAGCACCAAATCCAGCAGAAGCAAAAGCGGCGTTAATTGCACAACCTTGGGATTTAGGTAGCGTTTCTACCATGTTAGAGCGTGCTGGTGACAGCAATGTTGCTCGTCCTGAATGGTTAGAGCCACAATATGGTGTGCATGACGGTAAGTACTATCTAACAGAGCAACAAGCTCAGGCTATTTTGGATCTGCGTTTGCAGAAACTGACCGGCCTTGAACATGAAAAACTGTTAGATGAATATCGTGAGTTATTACTCCAAATTGCTGAGCTATTGCATATCTTAAGAAGCCCAGAGCGTCTGATGGAAGTCATTCGTGAAGAGCTAAATGCGATTAAAGAGCAATATAACGATCCTCGTCGTACTGAGATCACTGAAAATACAGCAGATATTAATATCGAAGACTTGATCAATGAAGAAAATGTTGTTGTGACACTTTCTCATCAAGGTTACGTTAAATATCAGCCACTTACCGATTACGAAGCACAGCGTCGTGGTGGTAAAGGTAAATCAGCAGCAAGAATTAAAGAAGAAGACTTTATCGATCGTCTGTTGGTAGCTAACACCCATGACACCATTCTGTGCTTCTCAAGCCGTGGTCGTCTCTACTGGATGAAAGTTTACCAGTTACCAGAAGCAAGTCGCGGTGCTCGTGGTCGCCCAATTATCAACTTATTACCTCTTGAGCAAAATGAACGTATTACGGCTATTTTGCCAGTGAGAGAGTATGAAGAAGGTAAGTTTGTCTTTATGGCAACAGCAAGCGGCACCGTGAAGAAAACACCTCTGCAAGATTTCAGCCGTCCTCGTAGTGCAGGTATTATTGCCGTCAACTTAAATGAAGGTGATGAGTTAATCGGTGTTGATTTAACCGACAGCACTAACGAAGTTATGTTGTTCTCTGCGGATGGTAAAGTGGTTCGCTTTGCAGAAGATTGTGTTCGCCCAATGGGACGTACTGCGACTGGTGTTCGTGGTATGAAACTGAGCGATGACGATAAAGTGGTTTCACTTATCATCCCTCGTGGTGAAGGTGATATCTTAACCGTAACTGAAAATGGTTATGGTAAACGTACTGCTCAAAGCGAATACCCAACGAAGAATCGTGCAACACAAGGCGTTATCTCTATTAAAGTCAGTGAGCGTAACGGTAAAGTTGTTGGTGCAATTCAAGTTGAAGAAACTGACCAGATTATGATGATCACGAATGCGGGTACATTAGTTCGTACACGAGTTTCTGAAGTCAGCATTGTTGGACGTAATACACAAGGTGTTACCTTAATTCGTACAACCGAAGGTGAGTTGGTCGTTGGCTTGCAACGTGTTGAAGATGAAGATGATGCATTAGATGACGATGAAGTTAATGAAGTTATTAACGAAGAGTTATCAGAAGCACCTGATTCAGATTTAGCGGACGATGCAGACGAAGAATAA
- the yfaE gene encoding class I ribonucleotide reductase maintenance protein YfaE, giving the protein MASHKVTLHQQGLSTPLEFHTDTHPSLLDALEHGKVQVEYQCREGYCGSCRLRLVKGKVCYRNEPLAFIQADEILPCSCHPISDIEIEICSE; this is encoded by the coding sequence ATGGCATCTCATAAAGTGACCCTGCATCAGCAGGGTCTTTCAACACCTTTAGAATTTCATACTGACACCCATCCTTCTTTGCTTGATGCATTAGAGCATGGGAAAGTCCAAGTCGAATACCAATGTCGTGAAGGCTATTGTGGCTCTTGTCGTCTACGCTTAGTGAAAGGCAAAGTGTGTTATCGCAATGAGCCTTTAGCGTTTATCCAAGCCGATGAAATACTCCCCTGTAGTTGCCATCCCATTAGTGATATCGAAATAGAAATTTGCTCTGAGTAA
- a CDS encoding catalase — MEKKKLTTASGAPVVDNNNSMTAGPRGPMLLQDVWFLEKLAHFDREVIPERRMHAKGSGAFGTFKVTHDITKYTRAKIFSKVGKKTDMFARFSTVAGERGAADAERDIRGFALKFYTEEGNWDMVGNNTPVFYLRDALKFPDLNHVVKRDPKTNLRNLAYKWDFFSHLPEALHQLTIDMSDRGLPKSYRFIHGFGSHTYSFINKDNERFWVKFHFRCQQGIKNLMDDEAQMLVGQDRESSQRDLFDAIERGDFPRWNLQIQVMPEKEASKVPYNPFDLTKVWPHADYPLIDVGYFELNRNPENYFSDVEQAAFSPANIVPGIGFSPDKMLQGRLFSYGDAHRYRLGVNHHQIPVNAPKCPFHNYHRDGAMRVDGNSGSGITYEPNNGGMFQEQPNFKEPPLSIEGAADHWNHREDEDYFSQPRALYELLSDEEHQRMFARIAGELIQASKDTQKRQIALFKKVHPEYGAGVEKAMKALAKKDAK; from the coding sequence ATGGAAAAGAAAAAGCTAACAACGGCATCTGGTGCGCCAGTTGTAGACAATAATAACTCGATGACAGCAGGCCCTCGCGGCCCAATGTTACTTCAAGATGTCTGGTTTCTAGAAAAGCTTGCTCACTTCGATCGTGAAGTTATTCCTGAAAGACGTATGCACGCAAAAGGCTCTGGTGCTTTTGGTACATTTAAAGTGACTCACGACATTACGAAATATACTCGTGCTAAAATATTCTCTAAAGTGGGCAAAAAAACAGACATGTTTGCTCGTTTTTCCACTGTTGCGGGTGAAAGAGGTGCAGCAGACGCTGAACGTGATATTCGCGGCTTTGCGTTAAAATTTTATACCGAAGAAGGTAACTGGGATATGGTGGGTAATAACACGCCCGTTTTCTATCTTCGTGATGCCCTGAAATTCCCTGACTTAAACCACGTTGTAAAACGTGACCCTAAAACTAATCTGCGTAATTTAGCTTACAAATGGGATTTTTTCTCTCATTTACCTGAAGCATTACACCAGTTGACCATTGATATGAGCGACCGCGGTTTACCAAAAAGTTATCGCTTTATTCATGGTTTTGGTAGTCACACTTATAGCTTTATTAATAAAGATAACGAGCGTTTTTGGGTTAAGTTTCATTTCCGTTGCCAACAAGGCATTAAAAATCTGATGGATGATGAAGCGCAAATGCTAGTAGGTCAAGACAGAGAAAGCTCACAACGTGATTTATTTGATGCTATTGAGCGCGGTGATTTCCCACGTTGGAATTTACAAATTCAAGTAATGCCAGAGAAAGAAGCTTCAAAAGTTCCTTATAATCCTTTTGATTTAACTAAAGTTTGGCCTCATGCGGATTATCCATTAATCGATGTGGGTTATTTTGAATTAAACCGTAATCCTGAAAACTATTTCTCTGATGTAGAGCAAGCAGCATTTAGCCCAGCCAACATCGTTCCTGGTATTGGTTTTTCACCAGATAAAATGTTACAAGGTCGCCTATTCTCTTATGGTGATGCACATCGCTATCGTTTAGGTGTTAACCATCATCAGATCCCTGTTAATGCCCCTAAATGCCCATTCCACAATTATCATCGTGATGGTGCAATGCGTGTTGATGGTAATAGTGGCAGCGGTATTACCTATGAGCCAAATAATGGCGGTATGTTCCAAGAACAGCCTAATTTCAAAGAGCCACCATTATCTATCGAAGGCGCGGCAGATCACTGGAATCATCGTGAAGATGAAGATTACTTCAGTCAACCTCGTGCACTGTATGAATTACTGAGTGATGAAGAGCACCAACGTATGTTTGCTCGCATCGCAGGCGAATTAATTCAAGCAAGTAAAGATACACAAAAACGTCAAATTGCCCTATTTAAGAAAGTCCATCCTGAATATGGTGCTGGTGTTGAAAAAGCAATGAAAGCATTAGCAAAAAAAGACGCTAAATAA
- a CDS encoding YfaZ family outer membrane protein gives MKKYLLVGAVSALFMAGNANAVSMNIQAGKHYTDVRAGLGDPNAGLSFNGNWARSDHDGQTGSLGAKFALPLGPFSASVGGKALYLSPKNGDDGAALAGGVGLNWNVFPSLNVYGEAYASPEGLTSGSKSYYEADVGAQLTVFKPLHVNAGYRVIEIENSHNRSNNKIADGFYVGAGLSF, from the coding sequence ATGAAAAAATATTTATTGGTCGGCGCTGTAAGTGCGTTATTTATGGCTGGTAATGCAAATGCAGTATCAATGAATATTCAAGCGGGTAAGCATTACACTGATGTTCGTGCGGGTTTAGGTGATCCTAACGCAGGGCTATCTTTTAATGGTAACTGGGCACGAAGTGATCATGATGGTCAGACGGGTAGTCTAGGTGCAAAATTCGCATTACCATTAGGACCTTTCTCTGCGAGTGTTGGAGGTAAAGCACTCTACTTATCACCAAAAAATGGTGATGATGGTGCTGCACTAGCGGGTGGTGTAGGTTTAAACTGGAATGTATTCCCTTCATTGAATGTTTATGGTGAAGCTTATGCTTCTCCTGAAGGATTAACCTCTGGCAGCAAATCTTATTATGAAGCTGATGTGGGTGCTCAATTAACAGTATTTAAACCACTGCATGTTAATGCAGGTTACCGTGTAATTGAAATCGAAAACTCACATAATAGAAGTAATAATAAAATTGCTGATGGTTTCTATGTTGGCGCTGGTTTAAGCTTCTAA
- the nrdB gene encoding class Ia ribonucleoside-diphosphate reductase subunit beta — MSYTTFSQVKNDQLQEPMFFGQPVNVARYDQQKYPIFEKLIEKQLSFFWRPEEVDVSRDRIDYNALPDHEKHIFISNLKYQTLLDSIQGRSPNVAFLPLISIPELETWVETWSFSETIHSRSYTHIIRNIVNDPSVVFDDIVENEEILKRARDISSYYDELIRLTNLYHMFGEGDHEVKGEMVHVTLRKLKKQLYLCLMSVNALEAIRFYVSFACSFAFAERELMEGNAKIIRLIARDEALHLTGTQHMLNLLRSGQDDPEMAEIAAECEQECYDLFVEAAEQEKEWAEYLFSEGSMIGLNKDILCQYVEYITNIRMQAVGLKLPFKARSNPIPWINAWLVSDNVQVAPQEVEVSSYLVGQIDSQVDTDDLSNFEL; from the coding sequence ATGTCTTATACTACTTTTTCACAAGTTAAAAATGATCAACTTCAGGAGCCCATGTTTTTTGGGCAACCTGTTAACGTAGCGCGTTATGATCAGCAAAAATATCCTATTTTTGAAAAGCTAATTGAAAAACAGCTCTCCTTCTTCTGGCGTCCAGAAGAAGTGGACGTTTCTCGTGATCGTATTGACTATAATGCGTTACCTGATCATGAAAAACATATTTTTATTAGTAACTTAAAATATCAAACGCTGTTGGATTCGATTCAAGGAAGAAGCCCTAACGTGGCATTCTTACCTTTAATCTCAATCCCAGAGTTAGAGACATGGGTTGAAACATGGTCATTCTCTGAAACCATCCACTCACGCTCTTATACTCATATTATTCGTAATATTGTTAACGATCCGTCAGTTGTGTTTGATGATATCGTTGAAAATGAAGAAATTTTAAAACGTGCGCGTGATATTTCTTCTTACTACGATGAACTGATCAGACTCACTAATCTTTACCATATGTTTGGTGAAGGTGATCATGAAGTCAAAGGCGAGATGGTACACGTTACACTGCGTAAACTGAAAAAACAGCTTTACCTGTGCTTAATGAGCGTCAATGCATTAGAAGCGATTCGTTTCTACGTTAGCTTTGCCTGTTCATTTGCCTTTGCGGAACGTGAATTAATGGAAGGTAATGCTAAAATCATTCGATTAATTGCTCGTGATGAAGCCTTGCATTTAACAGGAACACAGCACATGCTGAATTTACTGCGTTCAGGTCAAGATGATCCTGAAATGGCAGAAATTGCGGCTGAATGTGAGCAAGAGTGTTATGACCTGTTTGTTGAAGCGGCAGAGCAAGAAAAAGAGTGGGCGGAATACCTGTTCTCTGAAGGCTCTATGATTGGTTTAAATAAAGATATCCTTTGCCAATATGTTGAATATATCACCAATATTCGCATGCAAGCAGTGGGTCTTAAATTACCATTTAAAGCACGTTCTAACCCTATTCCATGGATCAATGCATGGTTAGTGTCTGACAACGTTCAAGTTGCACCTCAAGAAGTTGAAGTCAGTTCTTACCTCGTGGGTCAAATCGATTCACAAGTTGATACTGATGACCTAAGTAACTTTGAACTGTAA
- the ubiG gene encoding bifunctional 2-polyprenyl-6-hydroxyphenol methylase/3-demethylubiquinol 3-O-methyltransferase UbiG, with translation MNDKTTSLHANVDQHEIDKFESVASRWWDLEGEFKPLHRINPLRLNYIQERADGLFGKKVLDVGCGGGILSESMACAGAEVTGLDMGTEPLQVARLHSLESGIPVTYIQDTVENHANDNPQTYDVVTCMEMLEHVPDPSSVVRACAKLVKPGGHVFFSTINRNKKAWLMLVVGAEYILNMVPKGTHDANKFIRPSELLSWVDETDLRSKNMIGLHYNPITDKFRLAPNVDVNYMVHTQSTHNSNS, from the coding sequence ATGAATGATAAAACAACCTCTTTACATGCTAACGTGGATCAGCATGAAATCGACAAGTTTGAAAGCGTCGCATCACGGTGGTGGGATCTTGAAGGTGAATTTAAGCCATTACACCGCATCAACCCACTAAGACTCAACTATATTCAAGAACGCGCAGACGGCCTATTTGGAAAAAAAGTCCTAGATGTCGGTTGTGGTGGCGGTATTTTGTCTGAAAGTATGGCATGCGCTGGGGCTGAAGTAACTGGACTTGATATGGGTACAGAGCCATTACAAGTTGCACGTTTACACTCACTGGAATCGGGTATTCCTGTCACTTACATTCAAGATACCGTTGAAAACCACGCGAATGACAACCCACAAACTTACGACGTCGTTACCTGTATGGAGATGTTAGAGCACGTTCCTGATCCATCTTCTGTGGTAAGAGCCTGTGCAAAACTGGTAAAACCTGGTGGACATGTTTTCTTCTCAACCATCAATCGTAATAAAAAAGCGTGGCTAATGCTGGTAGTAGGTGCGGAGTATATTCTGAATATGGTACCTAAAGGCACACATGATGCTAATAAGTTTATTCGCCCATCAGAATTGCTTAGTTGGGTCGATGAAACCGATTTACGTAGCAAAAATATGATTGGTTTACATTATAACCCAATCACTGACAAATTCCGATTAGCGCCAAATGTCGATGTGAATTATATGGTGCACACACAATCGACACATAACTCGAATTCATGA
- a CDS encoding YgdI/YgdR family lipoprotein — MKLSSIFSAVAISTSILLVAGCSSPQKIETVNGETILTTDKPQEDEATGLITYKDSETGQIKQINRDQIRRMVELDD, encoded by the coding sequence ATGAAATTAAGTTCTATTTTCTCCGCTGTTGCTATTTCCACATCAATTCTGCTCGTCGCGGGCTGTTCAAGTCCACAAAAAATAGAAACAGTTAATGGGGAAACAATTTTAACGACAGATAAACCCCAAGAAGATGAAGCAACTGGATTAATTACCTACAAAGATTCAGAAACAGGGCAAATTAAACAAATTAATCGTGATCAAATAAGACGAATGGTAGAGCTTGACGATTAA
- the nrdA gene encoding class 1a ribonucleoside-diphosphate reductase subunit alpha, which yields MNHSLLVTKRDGHKERIDLDKIHRVIAWAAEGLENVSVSQVELRSQIQFYDGIKTADIHETLVKAAADLISGETPDYQYLAARLAVFNLRKKAYGQFEPPALYDHVKKLVDLGKYDRHLLEDYTQEEFEQMNNFIVHQRDMNFSYAAVKQLEGKYFVQNRITGEIYESAQFLYVLVAACLFSRYPQATRMDYIERFYNAISTFKISLPTPIMAGVRTPTRQFSSCVLIECDDSLDSINATSSAIVKYVSQRAGIGINAGRIRALGSAIRNGEAFHTGCIPFYKHFQTAVKSCSQGGVRGGAATLFYPLWHLEVESLLVLKNNRGVEDNRVRHLDYGVQLNKLMYERLIKGQDITLFSPSDVPGLYDAFFADQDEFERLYVQYEKDKSIRQKQVKAVELFSLMMQERASTGRIYIQNVDHCNTHSPFDPAVAPIRQSNLCLEIALPTKPLNDIKDPNGEIALCTLSAFNLGAIENLDDLEELARLAVRSLDALLDYQDYPILAAQKGAMGRRTLGIGVINFAYYLAKHGVRYSDGSANNLTHRAFEAIQYYLLKASNELAKEQGACPWFNETTYAEGILPIDTYKKSLDVLTNEPLHYDWEGLRKDIKEYGLRNSTLSALMPSETSSQISNATNGIEPPRGYISIKASKDGILRQVVPEYERLKGAYELLWQMPSIEGYLQLVGIMQKFVDQAISANTNYDPTRFPSGKVPMNQLLKDLLLAYKYGVKTLYYHNTRDGADDVQGDLEEVVETEDSDCEGGACKI from the coding sequence ATGAATCACAGCCTGCTCGTCACAAAACGTGATGGTCATAAAGAACGCATTGACTTAGACAAAATTCACCGTGTTATCGCCTGGGCCGCTGAAGGTCTAGAAAATGTCTCTGTATCTCAAGTTGAATTACGTTCTCAGATTCAGTTTTATGATGGTATCAAAACTGCTGATATCCATGAAACGCTGGTAAAAGCTGCTGCAGACTTAATCTCTGGTGAAACGCCTGATTATCAGTATCTCGCTGCCCGTCTTGCCGTATTTAATTTACGTAAAAAAGCGTATGGCCAATTTGAGCCACCAGCTCTGTATGATCACGTTAAAAAATTAGTCGATTTAGGCAAATACGATCGCCATCTTCTCGAAGATTACACGCAAGAAGAGTTCGAACAGATGAATAACTTTATTGTTCATCAACGTGATATGAATTTCTCCTACGCTGCGGTTAAACAATTAGAAGGCAAATACTTCGTTCAAAACCGTATTACAGGTGAAATTTACGAAAGTGCGCAATTTTTATACGTTCTAGTCGCTGCTTGCTTGTTTTCTCGTTATCCACAAGCAACACGTATGGACTATATCGAACGCTTCTATAATGCGATTTCAACCTTTAAAATTTCATTACCAACGCCAATCATGGCGGGTGTAAGAACACCAACTCGTCAATTTAGCTCTTGTGTTTTAATTGAGTGCGACGACAGCCTTGATTCTATCAATGCAACATCAAGTGCTATTGTGAAATACGTTTCTCAACGTGCGGGTATTGGTATCAATGCAGGTCGTATTCGTGCATTAGGTAGCGCTATTCGTAATGGTGAAGCGTTCCACACAGGCTGTATCCCTTTCTATAAACACTTCCAAACTGCGGTGAAATCTTGCTCACAAGGTGGTGTTCGTGGTGGTGCGGCAACCTTATTCTACCCATTATGGCATTTAGAAGTTGAAAGCCTGCTGGTACTGAAAAATAACCGTGGTGTTGAAGATAACCGTGTTCGTCATTTAGATTATGGCGTGCAATTAAACAAATTAATGTATGAGCGTTTAATCAAAGGTCAGGATATTACTTTATTCAGCCCTTCTGATGTTCCTGGTTTATACGATGCATTCTTTGCAGACCAAGACGAATTTGAACGCTTATATGTACAATATGAGAAAGACAAAAGCATCCGCCAAAAACAAGTTAAAGCGGTTGAGTTATTCTCATTAATGATGCAAGAACGTGCCTCAACTGGCCGCATTTACATTCAGAACGTTGACCATTGTAATACACATAGCCCATTTGATCCGGCTGTTGCACCAATTCGCCAATCAAACTTATGCTTAGAAATTGCACTGCCAACTAAACCATTAAATGATATTAAAGACCCTAATGGTGAAATTGCACTGTGTACGTTATCTGCATTTAACTTAGGTGCAATTGAAAATCTTGATGATTTAGAAGAACTTGCTCGTTTAGCCGTTCGTTCACTTGACGCATTGTTAGATTATCAAGACTATCCAATCTTGGCAGCTCAAAAAGGGGCAATGGGTCGTCGTACTTTAGGTATTGGTGTTATTAACTTTGCTTATTATTTAGCAAAACACGGTGTCCGCTACTCTGATGGTAGTGCAAATAACTTAACCCATCGTGCATTTGAAGCTATTCAATACTATTTATTAAAAGCATCTAATGAATTAGCGAAAGAACAAGGCGCATGCCCATGGTTTAATGAAACCACTTACGCTGAAGGTATTTTACCTATTGATACTTATAAAAAATCATTAGATGTACTGACCAATGAACCACTGCATTACGATTGGGAAGGCTTACGCAAAGACATTAAAGAGTACGGTTTACGTAACTCAACACTATCCGCGCTGATGCCATCAGAAACCTCTTCACAGATTTCGAATGCGACAAATGGTATCGAGCCACCGCGTGGTTATATCAGTATTAAAGCCTCTAAAGACGGTATTTTACGTCAAGTGGTTCCTGAGTATGAGCGTTTGAAAGGCGCTTATGAATTACTGTGGCAAATGCCAAGTATTGAAGGTTACTTGCAGTTAGTCGGTATTATGCAAAAATTCGTTGACCAAGCGATTTCTGCAAACACTAACTACGATCCTACTCGTTTCCCTAGCGGTAAGGTTCCAATGAACCAACTGCTGAAAGATTTGCTGCTCGCTTACAAATATGGTGTGAAAACACTTTATTATCACAATACCCGTGACGGTGCAGACGATGTTCAGGGTGATCTGGAAGAAGTCGTTGAGACGGAAGATTCAGATTGTGAAGGCGGCGCGTGTAAAATTTAA
- the tyrP gene encoding tyrosine transporter TyrP — protein sequence MLAMPLAAVGIGFSTMMLLLVGLWLLMSYTALLLVEVYQYNDPHTGLGSIAKRYLGVGGQVITGLALLLLMYALTTAYISGAGELLSSTLSSWIGHELSVTQGIIIFTVIGGAVVGIGTTSVDMINRLLFTAKVFFLIFMLIVMLPHVESVNLTSMPVAYGLILSAIPVIFTSFGFHGSVPSIVSYMNGDIKKLRIIFIIGSAIPLVAYILWQIATLGAIPTNTFMGIMAQQSGLNGLLTAIRDVVATPRVNIAVNLFAALALATSFLGVALGLFDYLADLFKRSNRATGRIQSSLLTFAPPLLCALYFPNFVQALAYAAIALSILALLLPALLVWKVRQEQNGADKYKVKGGKGALGIVFICGLVVIGIQIAITFGLLPQVG from the coding sequence ATGCTGGCAATGCCACTGGCTGCCGTGGGTATTGGTTTTAGCACCATGATGCTATTGCTTGTTGGCTTATGGTTATTGATGAGCTATACCGCGTTACTGCTGGTGGAAGTTTATCAATACAATGATCCTCATACTGGTCTTGGCTCTATTGCAAAGCGCTACCTTGGTGTTGGTGGTCAAGTGATCACAGGACTTGCACTATTACTATTAATGTATGCGCTAACAACTGCTTATATTAGTGGTGCAGGTGAACTACTCTCATCCACACTCTCATCTTGGATTGGTCATGAGCTTTCTGTCACACAAGGTATCATTATCTTTACAGTGATTGGTGGAGCGGTGGTAGGAATTGGTACAACATCGGTTGATATGATTAACCGCCTATTGTTTACCGCAAAAGTTTTCTTCCTCATATTTATGCTGATTGTGATGTTACCTCACGTTGAATCAGTAAACTTAACCTCAATGCCTGTGGCATATGGGCTTATTCTTTCTGCTATTCCTGTTATTTTTACCTCATTTGGTTTCCATGGTAGTGTGCCAAGTATTGTAAGTTACATGAACGGCGATATTAAAAAGCTACGTATTATCTTTATTATTGGTAGTGCTATTCCGCTTGTTGCTTATATTTTATGGCAAATTGCCACTTTAGGTGCCATCCCAACAAATACTTTTATGGGAATTATGGCGCAACAATCTGGATTAAATGGTCTGCTTACTGCTATCCGTGATGTTGTTGCTACACCTCGCGTGAATATTGCAGTTAACCTATTTGCTGCATTAGCTTTAGCTACCTCGTTTCTTGGTGTTGCATTAGGCCTATTTGATTATCTTGCTGACCTATTCAAACGCAGTAATCGTGCAACTGGGCGTATACAATCAAGCCTATTAACGTTTGCGCCTCCTTTACTATGCGCGCTTTATTTTCCTAACTTTGTACAAGCATTAGCCTATGCCGCTATTGCCCTGTCAATCTTAGCGTTGCTTCTACCTGCTTTATTAGTATGGAAAGTTAGACAAGAACAAAACGGTGCAGATAAATACAAAGTTAAAGGCGGGAAAGGTGCATTAGGTATTGTGTTTATTTGTGGTCTGGTGGTTATTGGTATTCAAATCGCTATCACTTTTGGTTTATTACCACAAGTCGGCTAA